Proteins from a genomic interval of Phoenix dactylifera cultivar Barhee BC4 unplaced genomic scaffold, palm_55x_up_171113_PBpolish2nd_filt_p 001033F, whole genome shotgun sequence:
- the LOC103700522 gene encoding 65-kDa microtubule-associated protein 3-like isoform X3 — MYDKVRLLETLEEHTVLRHQREEKRRIWEQKRLREQFAAKHEVLFGSKPSPMQQVTGKKPLGQSSNANMVTGTLTSRCVSTPWLGYPSTHRPQPLSNSMKKPGPSQFSSFEKKTKNSTSLTKGRKPFNATSPSTKSIKTLYQNPVPLPAML, encoded by the exons ATGTATGACAAG GTAAGATTGCTAGAGACCTTGGAAGAACATACTGTGCTCAGGCATCAGAGAGAGGAGAAGCGGCGAATATGG GAACAAAAGAGACTGCGGGAGCAGTTTGCTGCCAAGCACGAAGTACTATTTGGGAGTAAGCCCAGCCCAATGCAGCAGGTAACAGGGAAGAAGCCTTTGGGTCAGAGCTCCAACGCGAACATGGTAACTGGGACATTGACTTCTCGTTGTGTCTCAACACCTTGGCTCGGCTACCCTTCTACACACAGGCCCCAACCGTTGAGCAATTCTATGAAGAAACCTGGACCCTCCCAATTTAGCTCAtttgagaagaaaacaaagaatagTACATCTCTGACAAAAGGAAG GAAGCCGTTCAATGCTACAAGTCCTAGCACCAAATCTATCAAG
- the LOC103700522 gene encoding 65-kDa microtubule-associated protein 3-like isoform X1 — protein sequence MYDKVRLLETLEEHTVLRHQREEKRRIWEQKRLREQFAAKHEVLFGSKPSPMQQVTGKKPLGQSSNANMVTGTLTSRCVSTPWLGYPSTHRPQPLSNSMKKPGPSQFSSFEKKTKNSTSLTKGRKPFNATSPSTKSIKETCVPPIATNAESKIPEGRSHLSFLPLFHH from the exons ATGTATGACAAG GTAAGATTGCTAGAGACCTTGGAAGAACATACTGTGCTCAGGCATCAGAGAGAGGAGAAGCGGCGAATATGG GAACAAAAGAGACTGCGGGAGCAGTTTGCTGCCAAGCACGAAGTACTATTTGGGAGTAAGCCCAGCCCAATGCAGCAGGTAACAGGGAAGAAGCCTTTGGGTCAGAGCTCCAACGCGAACATGGTAACTGGGACATTGACTTCTCGTTGTGTCTCAACACCTTGGCTCGGCTACCCTTCTACACACAGGCCCCAACCGTTGAGCAATTCTATGAAGAAACCTGGACCCTCCCAATTTAGCTCAtttgagaagaaaacaaagaatagTACATCTCTGACAAAAGGAAG GAAGCCGTTCAATGCTACAAGTCCTAGCACCAAATCTATCAAG GAAACTTGCGTGCCACCCATTGCTACTAATGCAGAATCTAAGATTCCAGAGGGGAGAAGCCACCTTTCTTTTCTCCCTCTGTTTCACCATTGA
- the LOC120107820 gene encoding uncharacterized protein LOC120107820 isoform X3 — protein sequence MASPLCFNGETEGEKKGDAEPNQAHPRPSGQSGPSPDRAHLGSACRHPGHRRLSRSRPRVPRRGRRAVRPWQSPPPSGEEVVAPPTEREVEKKIKKEKEGEKKGGSYLGLSRLLSVTVVLLLRHGRIEVREVPGDKLTPASLRRKFSPSLSHCSHPGEGHPSAAVAGAAAGRGSVGLLRGAPRGSAPPRGPRSTPPAPLRWRSRAFPSAAPRWEHLPEEAHPTVARREGEEEGGEAKREEGWEKVSAGGERRRKGLGLPVETEGGRERGEWRRRGEKTLVLLKNGKSTDNPLLPLPKKAKKILVAGSHADNLGCQCGGWTITWQGRNGNNLTIGKHSKHLRLTLFLISFRHCRAW from the exons ATGgcttctcccctctgtttcaatgGTGAAACAGagggagaaaagaaaggagatGCCGAGCCCAACCAGGCCCATCCCAGGCCCAGTGGCCAATCCGGGCCGAGCCCAGACCGAGCCCATCTGGGCTCGGCCTGCAGGCACCCAGGGCACCGCAGGCTCAGCCGCAGTCGCCCTAGGGTACCCCGACGCGGCCGCAGGGCCGTCAGGCCCTGGCAGAGTCCACCTCCCTCcggggaggaggtggtggcgccACCCACAGAGAGAgaagttgaaaaaaaaataaagaaagaaaaagagggggaaaaaaagggAGGATCGTACCTGGGTCTCTCGCGCCTCCTCTCGGTCACGGTGGTTCTCCTCCTCCGCCATGGCCGGATCGAGGTAAGGGAGGTCCCCGGAGACAAACTcactccggcatcacttcggaggaagtttagcccctccctctcccactgCTCCCACCCTGGAGAAGGGCACCCCTCGGCCGCAGTCGCCGGAGCGGCTGCAGGCCGAGGAAGCGTCGGCCTCCTCAGGGGAGCTCCCAGG GGCTCGGCCCCACCTCGGGGACCCCGTTCGACTCCTCCGGCACCACTTCGGTGGAGGTCCAGGGCCTTCCCTTCTGCCGCTCCGAGGTGGGAGCATCTCCCGGAGGAGGCTCACCCCACGGTGGCACGgcgagagggagaagaggaagggggagaagcaaagagagaggaaggatgggagaaggtctcggccggaggtgaaagaagaagaaaggggctagggcttccggtggagacggagggggggagagagagaggagaatggAGACGAAGAGGCGAGAAAACACTTGTACTACTAAAAAATGGAAAGTCTACGGACAATCCACTGTTACCTCTTCCTAAGAAGGCCAAGAAGATCCTTGTAGCTGGGAGCCATGCCGACAACTTGGGCTGTCAGTGTGGAGGATGGACTATCACTTGGCAAGGACGCAATGGAAACAATCTAACAATTGGTAAACATTCTAAACACCTTAGATTGactttgtttcttatttctTTCAGACATTGCAGAGCATGGTAA
- the LOC120107820 gene encoding uncharacterized protein LOC120107820 isoform X1, translating to MASPLCFNGETEGEKKGDAEPNQAHPRPSGQSGPSPDRAHLGSACRHPGHRRLSRSRPRVPRRGRRAVRPWQSPPPSGEEVVAPPTEREVEKKIKKEKEGEKKGGSYLGLSRLLSVTVVLLLRHGRIEVREVPGDKLTPASLRRKFSPSLSHCSHPGEGHPSAAVAGAAAGRGSVGLLRGAPRVVGLLRGARPTSRTPFDSSGTTSEEVQGLPFCRSEVGASPGGGSPHGGTARGRRGRGEAKREEGWEKGSAGGKRRRKKGDRAPGGDGGGRERGEWRRRGEKSLVLLKNGKFTDNPLLPLPKKAKKILVAGSHADNLGCQCGGWTITWQGRSGNNLTIGKHSKHLRLTLFLISDIAEHGNVLNFERSFATGTTILDAIKAIVDTTTKVVYSGKLSKWNLD from the coding sequence ATGgcttctcccctctgtttcaatgGTGAAACAGagggagaaaagaaaggagatGCCGAGCCCAACCAGGCCCATCCCAGGCCCAGTGGCCAATCCGGGCCGAGCCCAGACCGAGCCCATCTGGGCTCGGCCTGCAGGCACCCAGGGCACCGCAGGCTCAGCCGCAGTCGCCCTAGGGTACCCCGACGCGGCCGCAGGGCCGTCAGGCCCTGGCAGAGTCCACCTCCCTCcggggaggaggtggtggcgccACCCACAGAGAGAgaagttgaaaaaaaaataaagaaagaaaaagagggggaaaaaaagggAGGATCGTACCTGGGTCTCTCGCGCCTCCTCTCGGTCACGGTGGTTCTCCTCCTCCGCCATGGCCGGATCGAGGTAAGGGAGGTCCCCGGAGACAAACTcactccggcatcacttcggaggaagtttagcccctccctctcccactgCTCCCACCCTGGAGAAGGGCACCCCTCGGCCGCAGTCGCCGGAGCGGCTGCAGGCCGAGGAAGCGTCGGCCTCCTCAGGGGAGCTCCCAGGGTCGTCGGCCTCCTCAGGGGAGCTCGACCCACCTCGAGGACCCCGTTCGACTCGTCCGGCACCACTTCGGAGGAGGTCCAGGGCCTTCCCTTCTGCCGCTCCGAGGTGGGAGCATCTCCCGGAGGAGGCTCACCCCACGGTGGCACGgcgagagggagaagaggaaggggggaagcaaagagagaggaaggatggGAGAAGGGCTCGGCCGGaggtaaaagaagaagaaagaaaggggatagggctcccggtggagacggaggggggagagagagaggagaatggAGACGAAGAGGCGAGAAATCACTTGTACTACTAAAAAATGGAAAGTTTACGGACAATCCACTGTTGCCTCTTCCTAAGAAGGCCAAGAAGATCCTTGTAGCTGGGAGCCATGCCGACAACTTAGGCTGTCAGTGTGGAGGATGGACTATCACTTGGCAAGGACGCAGTGGGAACAATCTAACAATTGGTAAACATTCTAAACACCTTAGATTGACTTTGTTTCTTATTTCAGACATAGCAGAGCATGGTAATGTTTTGAACTTCGAGCGATCCTTTGCAACAGGAACCacaatccttgatgccatcaaggcCATTGTTGACACCACCACCAAGGTTGTCTACTCTGGAAAATTATCGAAGTGGAATCTAGATTAA
- the LOC120107820 gene encoding uncharacterized protein LOC120107820 isoform X2 encodes MASPLCFNGETEGEKKGDAEPNQAHPRPSGQSGPSPDRAHLGSACRHPGHRRLSRSRPRVPRRGRRAVRPWQSPPPSGEEVVAPPTEREVEKKIKKEKEGEKKGGSYLGLSRLLSVTVVLLLRHGRIEVREVPGDKLTPASLRRKFSPSLSHCSHPGEGHPSAAVAGAAAGRGSVGLLRGAPRVVGLLRGARPTSRTPFDSSGTTSEEVQGLPFCRSEVGASPGGGSPHGGTARGRRGRGEAKREEGWEKGSAGGKRRRKKGDRAPGGDGGGRERGEWRRRGEKSLVLLKNGKFTDNPLLPLPKKAKKILVAGSHADNLGCQCGGWTITWQGRSGNNLTIGTTILDAIKAIVDTTTKVVYSGKLSKWNLD; translated from the exons ATGgcttctcccctctgtttcaatgGTGAAACAGagggagaaaagaaaggagatGCCGAGCCCAACCAGGCCCATCCCAGGCCCAGTGGCCAATCCGGGCCGAGCCCAGACCGAGCCCATCTGGGCTCGGCCTGCAGGCACCCAGGGCACCGCAGGCTCAGCCGCAGTCGCCCTAGGGTACCCCGACGCGGCCGCAGGGCCGTCAGGCCCTGGCAGAGTCCACCTCCCTCcggggaggaggtggtggcgccACCCACAGAGAGAgaagttgaaaaaaaaataaagaaagaaaaagagggggaaaaaaagggAGGATCGTACCTGGGTCTCTCGCGCCTCCTCTCGGTCACGGTGGTTCTCCTCCTCCGCCATGGCCGGATCGAGGTAAGGGAGGTCCCCGGAGACAAACTcactccggcatcacttcggaggaagtttagcccctccctctcccactgCTCCCACCCTGGAGAAGGGCACCCCTCGGCCGCAGTCGCCGGAGCGGCTGCAGGCCGAGGAAGCGTCGGCCTCCTCAGGGGAGCTCCCAGGGTCGTCGGCCTCCTCAGGGGAGCTCGACCCACCTCGAGGACCCCGTTCGACTCGTCCGGCACCACTTCGGAGGAGGTCCAGGGCCTTCCCTTCTGCCGCTCCGAGGTGGGAGCATCTCCCGGAGGAGGCTCACCCCACGGTGGCACGgcgagagggagaagaggaaggggggaagcaaagagagaggaaggatggGAGAAGGGCTCGGCCGGaggtaaaagaagaagaaagaaaggggatagggctcccggtggagacggaggggggagagagagaggagaatggAGACGAAGAGGCGAGAAATCACTTGTACTACTAAAAAATGGAAAGTTTACGGACAATCCACTGTTGCCTCTTCCTAAGAAGGCCAAGAAGATCCTTGTAGCTGGGAGCCATGCCGACAACTTAGGCTGTCAGTGTGGAGGATGGACTATCACTTGGCAAGGACGCAGTGGGAACAATCTAACAATTG GAACCacaatccttgatgccatcaaggcCATTGTTGACACCACCACCAAGGTTGTCTACTCTGGAAAATTATCGAAGTGGAATCTAGATTAA